Proteins from a single region of Bartonella sp. M0283:
- the topA gene encoding type I DNA topoisomerase, whose translation MDVVVVESPAKAKTINKYLGPDYKVLASFGHVRDLPAKDGSVLPDQDFAMKWDTSSTGAKRLAEISKALKDADGLILATDPDREGEAISWHVLDVLQHKKLLKDKPVKRVVFNAITKHAVLEAMKHPRDIDIPLVDAYMARRALDYLVGFTLSPVLWRKLPGARSAGRVQSVALRLVCDRESEIEHFKREDYWSIEAKLATKTDESFMARLTAFNQKKLAKLDIKSEQQAETIRSMLDGADYRTTSVESKPTKRNPVPPFTTSTLQQAASSKLGFSASRAMQIAQKLYEGIDIGGETTGLITYMRTDGVQIAPEAIDAARNAIQDTFGEKYVPEKPRFYSTKAKNAQEAHEAIRPTDFKRKPDDIRKYLDNDQFKLYELVWKRAIASQMKPADIERTTVEIEAIKGSDRANLRAVGSVIKFDGFIAAYLDQKDDDTADGDDSVRLPEMAADEKLKKVSIEALKHTTEPPARYTEATLIKKLEELGIGRPSTYASTLGTLRDRDYVTIEKRKLIPQAKGRIVTAFLENFFNRYVEYDFTADLEEKLDLISDGKLSWKDVLREFWDAFNASVADIKELRVSNVLDVLNDALAPLAFPPREDGSDPRSCPLCHEGRLSLKLGRYGAFVGCSNYPECKYTRQLGSDDTSNGENAHIDGPTILGKDPDTGEDVTLKIGRFGPYVECKHGEELKRAGLPKSWTPNEVNLEKALALLSLPREVGIHPENGKPIIAAIGRYGPYVSCDGQYANLETPEEVFDIGINRAVTVLAEKQARGGSRRGSTPKALATLGEHPEGGEVTVRDGRYGPYVNWGKINATLPKGKDPASVTLAEALELIAQKAASPKNGRKGAVKKSQAKAGTTKKTATKKTAAKKTTAKTEASKKTTSKKGE comes from the coding sequence ATGGATGTTGTCGTAGTCGAATCACCGGCAAAAGCTAAAACGATCAATAAATATCTAGGACCCGATTATAAAGTGCTGGCGTCTTTCGGGCATGTGCGTGATCTACCGGCAAAAGACGGATCGGTATTGCCGGATCAGGATTTTGCAATGAAGTGGGACACCAGCTCTACCGGTGCAAAACGTCTGGCTGAAATTTCAAAAGCTTTGAAAGATGCCGATGGTCTTATTCTGGCAACTGACCCTGATCGCGAAGGTGAGGCCATTTCCTGGCATGTTCTGGATGTTTTACAGCATAAAAAGTTATTAAAAGATAAGCCCGTTAAACGAGTCGTCTTTAACGCCATTACGAAACATGCCGTTCTGGAGGCGATGAAGCACCCGCGTGATATCGACATTCCGCTGGTTGATGCATATATGGCAAGACGCGCACTCGATTATCTCGTAGGTTTCACGTTATCGCCTGTGCTTTGGCGAAAATTGCCGGGAGCGCGTTCTGCCGGCCGGGTGCAATCCGTTGCATTACGTCTCGTTTGCGACCGTGAGTCGGAAATTGAACACTTCAAGCGCGAAGATTATTGGTCGATAGAAGCTAAACTTGCCACGAAAACTGATGAAAGTTTCATGGCAAGATTAACTGCATTCAACCAGAAAAAGCTCGCGAAACTTGATATAAAGAGCGAACAACAAGCTGAAACCATTCGCAGCATGCTGGATGGCGCCGATTATCGCACCACAAGTGTCGAATCAAAGCCGACCAAGCGTAATCCGGTTCCCCCTTTTACAACGTCAACATTGCAACAAGCTGCTTCCTCGAAGCTTGGTTTTTCAGCTTCACGCGCAATGCAGATTGCCCAAAAGCTCTATGAAGGAATTGATATAGGCGGAGAGACAACCGGCCTTATCACCTATATGCGTACCGATGGAGTTCAAATCGCACCGGAAGCAATTGATGCGGCAAGAAATGCAATTCAAGACACATTCGGCGAAAAATATGTGCCCGAAAAGCCGCGTTTTTATTCTACCAAGGCGAAAAACGCCCAAGAAGCTCACGAAGCCATTCGCCCGACAGATTTCAAAAGAAAACCTGACGATATCAGGAAATATCTCGATAACGATCAATTCAAGCTTTATGAACTCGTTTGGAAAAGAGCTATTGCAAGCCAGATGAAGCCCGCCGATATCGAAAGGACAACTGTTGAAATTGAAGCTATCAAAGGTTCTGATCGTGCAAATTTGAGAGCCGTTGGGTCTGTGATAAAATTCGACGGTTTCATCGCCGCTTATCTTGATCAAAAAGACGATGACACGGCTGATGGGGATGATTCCGTACGACTTCCGGAAATGGCAGCAGACGAAAAGCTGAAAAAAGTTTCCATTGAAGCTCTGAAACACACAACCGAGCCCCCTGCCCGCTACACAGAAGCAACGCTTATTAAAAAGTTGGAAGAACTGGGAATTGGTCGCCCGTCAACCTACGCGTCTACGCTCGGAACATTGCGCGACCGTGATTATGTCACGATTGAGAAACGTAAGCTCATCCCGCAAGCCAAAGGGCGTATTGTTACAGCTTTTCTAGAAAATTTCTTCAACCGCTATGTGGAATATGATTTTACTGCCGATCTTGAAGAAAAACTGGATCTGATTTCCGATGGAAAACTTTCATGGAAAGACGTTCTACGCGAATTCTGGGATGCTTTTAATGCCTCGGTTGCCGACATTAAAGAATTGCGAGTAAGCAATGTCCTTGATGTATTGAATGATGCACTTGCTCCGCTTGCATTTCCGCCTCGCGAAGATGGCAGTGATCCACGCTCCTGTCCGCTTTGTCATGAAGGCCGCCTGTCCCTCAAATTGGGCCGTTACGGTGCATTTGTCGGCTGCTCGAATTATCCCGAGTGCAAATATACAAGACAATTGGGTAGTGACGACACTTCCAACGGGGAAAACGCGCACATCGATGGACCGACAATACTTGGAAAAGATCCCGATACGGGCGAAGATGTTACACTCAAAATCGGTCGGTTCGGCCCCTATGTCGAGTGTAAACATGGCGAGGAATTGAAACGCGCCGGTCTGCCAAAAAGCTGGACACCAAACGAAGTCAATTTGGAAAAAGCTCTGGCGCTCTTATCCTTGCCGAGAGAAGTTGGTATCCACCCCGAAAACGGTAAGCCGATTATTGCAGCAATTGGACGATATGGGCCTTACGTCTCCTGTGACGGGCAATATGCCAACCTTGAAACACCCGAAGAAGTGTTTGACATCGGCATCAATCGGGCTGTTACTGTGCTGGCAGAAAAACAGGCGCGCGGTGGCTCTCGCCGAGGTTCCACACCTAAAGCTCTGGCAACACTCGGAGAACATCCGGAAGGTGGAGAGGTAACTGTACGTGATGGGCGTTATGGACCATATGTCAATTGGGGAAAAATCAATGCGACACTGCCAAAGGGCAAAGATCCGGCATCTGTGACCTTGGCTGAAGCTTTGGAACTGATAGCACAAAAAGCAGCTTCTCCCAAAAATGGCCGTAAAGGTGCTGTAAAGAAATCACAAGCAAAAGCCGGAACGACAAAAAAGACTGCCACAAAAAAGACTGCCGCAAAAAAAACGACAGCAAAAACTGAAGCAAGCAAAAAGACAACTTCCAAAAAAGGTGAATAA
- the dprA gene encoding DNA-processing protein DprA yields MEKRKGIPLTDMQRLHWLQLIRSENVGAVTFIDLIEHFGSAGEALIALPELSSKGGRGKPIRIASREDAERELELARKIGARFIGLGEPDYPPYLRAIETPPPLILVKGNCDRFFSPSVGIVGSRNASAGGKKLTTLFAHQLGEMGFTTISGLARGIDTAAHYASIDTGTIAVMAGGIDHIYPPENKDLYFALLDKGGAIVSEMPIGTQPRAQDFPRRNRIIAGMSLGLLVSEAATRSGSLITARLAAEMGRIVFAIPGSPLDPRAQGTNNLIKEGALLVTRPEDIAETLTPLSPSQDNRQLAIFGDTDENFTEFPQKSVSDNNSIDRIDKDRDAVLSALSTTPIDLETLSLASEVPIDKIYLILVELDLAGKLIRHSGGMVSLAVTDFPD; encoded by the coding sequence ATGGAAAAACGTAAAGGGATTCCCCTTACCGATATGCAGCGCCTCCATTGGCTGCAATTGATACGTAGTGAAAATGTGGGAGCTGTTACGTTCATTGATCTTATCGAACATTTCGGTTCGGCAGGTGAAGCCCTTATTGCACTTCCGGAACTGAGTTCCAAAGGGGGCAGAGGAAAGCCTATCAGGATCGCAAGTCGTGAAGATGCCGAACGAGAACTCGAACTTGCCAGAAAAATCGGAGCGCGTTTTATTGGCTTGGGCGAACCCGATTATCCCCCTTATTTGCGGGCAATCGAAACACCTCCCCCTCTCATTTTGGTAAAAGGAAATTGTGATCGTTTTTTTTCTCCCTCTGTGGGCATTGTCGGCTCGCGGAATGCATCGGCCGGCGGGAAAAAACTGACAACACTGTTTGCCCATCAGCTCGGTGAAATGGGTTTCACAACAATTTCCGGTTTAGCCCGCGGCATTGATACAGCTGCCCACTATGCGAGCATCGATACCGGAACAATTGCGGTGATGGCCGGAGGAATTGACCATATATATCCGCCGGAAAATAAAGATTTGTATTTCGCGTTATTGGATAAAGGCGGGGCAATCGTCAGCGAAATGCCCATTGGAACACAACCTCGAGCGCAAGATTTTCCCCGACGTAACAGAATTATTGCCGGAATGTCACTTGGCCTTCTGGTAAGTGAAGCAGCAACGCGTTCAGGATCTCTGATTACCGCTCGATTGGCTGCTGAAATGGGGCGTATCGTTTTTGCAATACCGGGATCGCCACTAGATCCGCGTGCCCAGGGCACAAATAATCTCATTAAAGAAGGTGCGCTGCTTGTCACCCGTCCGGAAGACATTGCAGAAACACTCACCCCTTTATCTCCGTCACAAGATAACCGACAACTTGCAATATTCGGCGATACCGACGAAAACTTTACGGAGTTTCCGCAAAAATCGGTTTCAGATAACAACTCAATTGACAGAATAGATAAAGACCGTGACGCTGTATTAAGTGCACTTTCTACAACGCCGATTGATTTAGAGACGCTCAGTCTTGCATCTGAAGTCCCCATTGACAAAATTTATCTCATTCTGGTGGAATTGGATCTCGCAGGAAAACTTATCCGTCACAGTGGCGGGATGGTTTCACTTGCTGTCACTGATTTTCCTGACTAG
- the plsY gene encoding glycerol-3-phosphate 1-O-acyltransferase PlsY, with product MADIGLSPKMVSWLTLIICYLVGSIPFGLVFTRLAGLGDVRKIGSGNIGATNVLRTGNKKIALLTLLCDMFKGTLAVYIAAFLSSLDYNNIVVVALGGFAAFIGHIYPIWLKFRGGKGVATYLGVCLGFFPPAALVFICVWLLTAFVTRYSSLSALFAVILVPVFIILFMDTPSQKLFAIVLSVMSLIVILKHHTNIRRLMTGTESKIGSKKT from the coding sequence ATGGCCGACATCGGTTTATCTCCCAAAATGGTCTCATGGTTGACGTTGATTATATGTTATCTCGTCGGCTCTATTCCCTTCGGACTGGTATTTACTCGACTGGCAGGCCTTGGAGATGTCCGCAAAATCGGTTCGGGTAATATTGGTGCTACGAATGTTTTACGCACCGGCAACAAGAAAATCGCATTGCTGACGCTTTTATGCGACATGTTTAAAGGCACTCTTGCGGTTTATATTGCCGCTTTCCTATCGTCATTGGATTATAACAATATTGTTGTTGTCGCGTTGGGTGGTTTTGCAGCCTTTATAGGTCACATTTATCCGATCTGGCTCAAATTCAGGGGTGGTAAAGGTGTTGCAACCTATTTGGGCGTTTGTCTGGGATTTTTCCCACCCGCCGCACTGGTGTTTATCTGTGTTTGGCTGCTTACCGCGTTTGTTACCCGTTATTCTTCACTTTCTGCACTTTTTGCAGTCATTCTTGTTCCGGTTTTCATCATACTTTTCATGGACACTCCTTCCCAGAAACTCTTTGCTATTGTTCTTTCGGTAATGAGTTTAATCGTTATATTGAAACATCATACCAATATCCGACGTTTAATGACTGGTACAGAAAGCAAAATCGGTTCTAAAAAAACATAG